One Prolixibacteraceae bacterium DNA segment encodes these proteins:
- a CDS encoding PhnA domain-containing protein: MDQILITRSENKCELCGATENLSSYQVPPVKENNSDKAVYICDTCKNQIEGNTDLDANHWRCLNDSMWSQVPAVQVMVWRILNRIKAEVWPQDLLDMMYMDEETLQWAKATGEDQQNEEGAVKHIDSNGATLTDGDTVTLIKDLNVKGAGFTAKRGTAVRNISLVQDNPEHIEGKVSGQHIVILTKFVKKQ, translated from the coding sequence ATGGATCAAATACTGATAACTAGAAGTGAAAACAAATGTGAACTATGTGGAGCAACAGAGAATCTATCTAGCTATCAAGTACCTCCTGTAAAAGAAAACAATTCAGATAAAGCAGTATATATTTGCGACACATGCAAAAATCAAATTGAAGGGAATACAGATTTGGATGCGAACCACTGGAGGTGCTTAAATGATAGCATGTGGAGTCAAGTTCCTGCAGTTCAAGTAATGGTATGGAGAATACTTAATCGTATAAAAGCAGAGGTATGGCCTCAAGACCTTCTTGACATGATGTATATGGACGAGGAAACACTTCAATGGGCAAAAGCAACTGGAGAAGACCAACAAAACGAAGAAGGAGCTGTCAAGCATATCGATTCTAATGGTGCTACCCTAACTGATGGAGATACTGTAACATTAATTAAAGACCTAAATGTAAAAGGGGCAGGCTTTACTGCAAAAAGAGGAACTGCTGTTCGAAACATCTCTCTCGTACAAGACAATCCAGAGCATATTGAAGGAAAAGTGAGTGGACAACATATTGTTATTCTTACCAAATTCGTAAAGAAACAGTAG
- a CDS encoding DUF3413 domain-containing protein → MNWHKIARKTFIFFLLNAVVSLLISTRYLNNIDSVTWISGSFITVASIGHFFAITSLLFLVLLLPIRVGYKYPKVLNTICILIGSFAQTVLCIDTFVYQLYRFHINGFVLGLVFGEGAGEIFQIGTQTYITATAVILGIVGLESLLLFIAKKIANKEAKSAVRRIAYTGLSFILITNISFAYADAIMYRPIMKAKFIYPLFYPLTAKSFIYKYIVDREKINHNPEIHLSKNREINYPKEEIVTQKAKTNIIVIMIDSWHHQCMTPKITPNIYNFSTQNLEFKNHYSGSNGTRGSVFGFFYGIPALYWDDMKTGEISPVFFNTLKKYGYNIQTFPSATLRYPEFDQTVFLNIDNLNIKTKGKKASDRDIQITKNFIQYIKDKNNTKDPFFSFIFYDSAHAIAHPKDYKGPFSPEWKYPKYEKLSNDLNREKYFNLYKNTLHFVDNQVKEVIEEIKKQQLLDNTMIVITGDHGQEFNDNHKNYWGHGGNFTEFQTQIPMIIHIPGVEHRSYEHFTTHYDFVPTMMQDIFHCKTKTSSYSVGKNFFSEEDRMPIVMGTKTNFAFREKDRITCVNYDGTYDLTDLSLNPLEEESIHAKALNSALKITNQYYGEQ, encoded by the coding sequence ATGAATTGGCATAAAATAGCTAGAAAAACATTCATTTTTTTTCTATTAAATGCAGTGGTCAGTCTGCTAATCTCTACAAGATACTTAAACAACATAGACAGTGTCACCTGGATATCAGGTTCTTTTATCACAGTGGCCTCTATAGGACACTTCTTTGCAATCACCTCTCTACTATTCTTAGTTCTACTTCTTCCGATAAGAGTAGGGTACAAATATCCCAAGGTCCTAAACACTATATGTATTTTGATTGGTTCTTTTGCACAAACCGTGCTCTGTATCGACACATTTGTATACCAACTATACCGCTTCCACATCAATGGTTTTGTATTAGGATTGGTATTTGGAGAGGGAGCTGGCGAGATATTTCAAATAGGAACCCAAACTTATATTACTGCAACTGCCGTAATACTTGGGATTGTTGGACTAGAGTCTCTGCTTCTATTCATAGCGAAAAAGATAGCAAATAAAGAGGCAAAGAGCGCAGTAAGAAGGATTGCCTACACTGGATTATCTTTCATCCTTATAACAAACATTAGTTTTGCCTATGCTGATGCAATCATGTATAGGCCTATCATGAAGGCAAAATTCATCTACCCTCTCTTCTACCCGTTGACTGCCAAATCTTTCATCTACAAATATATTGTTGATAGAGAGAAGATAAACCATAATCCAGAGATACACCTCTCTAAAAACAGAGAGATCAACTATCCCAAAGAGGAGATCGTAACACAAAAAGCCAAAACGAATATCATTGTTATTATGATCGACTCTTGGCACCATCAGTGTATGACGCCTAAGATTACTCCAAATATCTATAACTTCTCCACACAGAACCTTGAGTTTAAGAATCATTATAGTGGAAGTAATGGAACAAGAGGAAGTGTATTTGGCTTTTTCTATGGTATCCCAGCCTTATATTGGGACGACATGAAAACAGGTGAAATTTCCCCGGTATTTTTTAATACGTTAAAGAAATATGGATACAATATTCAAACATTTCCTAGTGCAACCCTAAGATACCCAGAGTTTGATCAAACAGTATTTTTAAATATCGATAATCTAAATATAAAGACGAAAGGGAAGAAGGCCTCTGATAGAGATATTCAAATCACTAAAAATTTCATCCAATACATAAAGGATAAAAACAATACCAAAGACCCTTTCTTTAGTTTTATTTTTTATGATTCAGCACATGCTATTGCACATCCAAAAGATTATAAAGGTCCTTTCTCTCCAGAATGGAAATATCCTAAATACGAGAAACTATCCAACGATTTAAATAGAGAAAAATATTTTAATCTATACAAAAATACCCTGCATTTTGTCGACAATCAAGTCAAAGAAGTGATCGAAGAGATAAAGAAACAGCAACTTTTGGACAACACAATGATAGTCATTACAGGAGATCATGGACAGGAGTTTAACGACAATCACAAAAACTATTGGGGACATGGAGGTAATTTTACCGAGTTCCAAACGCAAATACCTATGATAATTCATATTCCTGGAGTGGAACATAGATCATACGAACACTTTACTACCCACTACGACTTTGTTCCTACAATGATGCAAGATATTTTTCATTGTAAGACAAAAACCTCAAGTTACTCTGTGGGGAAGAACTTCTTCTCAGAAGAGGATCGTATGCCTATCGTTATGGGAACAAAAACCAATTTTGCTTTTAGAGAGAAAGACAGGATCACTTGTGTTAACTATGATGGGACATACGACCTGACGGATCTATCTCTAAATCCACTAGAAGAGGAATCCATTCACGCAAAAGCATTAAACAGTGCGCTTAAAATTACCAATCAATATTATGGGGAACAATAA
- a CDS encoding 16S rRNA (uracil(1498)-N(3))-methyltransferase translates to MHLFYTPDLVEDRYVLDEVESKHCVKVLRLKEEDIIELVDGKGVFAKARIINAHPKACALEIIQKTEEFQKRNYHIEIAVAPTKNIDRIEWFIEKATEIGVDRITPVLCSRSERKMVKIQRLTKVAISAMKQSIKAYLPQVDDLISFKEVVLEPFDGEKFIAHCEEDAPRVSFVRTVLSDRVKVLIGPEGDFTSKEVEFAKLHGYREISLGEQRLRTETAALMSVSSFAVLQDLKSTKN, encoded by the coding sequence ATGCACTTATTTTATACTCCAGATCTTGTGGAAGATCGTTATGTGTTAGATGAGGTTGAGTCAAAGCATTGTGTAAAGGTTTTGCGCTTAAAAGAAGAAGATATTATTGAGCTTGTGGATGGTAAAGGAGTCTTTGCTAAAGCTCGTATAATCAATGCGCATCCTAAAGCTTGTGCTTTGGAAATTATTCAAAAGACAGAGGAATTTCAAAAGAGAAATTATCATATTGAGATAGCCGTAGCACCCACAAAGAATATTGATCGTATTGAGTGGTTTATCGAGAAGGCAACCGAAATCGGTGTGGATCGTATAACCCCTGTTTTATGCTCCCGCTCTGAGAGAAAGATGGTTAAGATTCAACGGTTGACAAAAGTTGCAATTTCTGCAATGAAGCAATCAATAAAGGCCTATCTTCCTCAAGTCGATGATCTCATATCTTTTAAAGAGGTGGTGTTAGAACCTTTCGATGGAGAGAAGTTTATTGCACATTGTGAAGAAGATGCTCCTCGTGTCTCATTTGTTCGGACTGTTTTGAGTGATAGGGTGAAAGTTCTTATTGGTCCTGAAGGAGATTTTACGTCGAAAGAGGTGGAATTTGCAAAACTTCACGGTTACAGAGAAATCTCTTTAGGAGAGCAGCGTCTTCGTACCGAAACAGCAGCACTCATGTCTGTAAGTAGTTTTGCTGTATTGCAAGATCTGAAGTCTACAAAAAACTAA